In Lytechinus variegatus isolate NC3 chromosome 18, Lvar_3.0, whole genome shotgun sequence, a single genomic region encodes these proteins:
- the LOC121431836 gene encoding storkhead-box protein 1-like, translating into MSQKTPTRDRKSVSKNVTLVPDSVAIIFSPIPPKPSAGGETDASAATSSHHRHTARNGKELFKELQRENKHSVWNKALAESIRGLSLVGTLEPWTILVRGDEEQLDCLRSAYSRRVLKPPRNFTISNLGKVVYPKLDVSK; encoded by the coding sequence ATGTCGCAGAAAACACCAACAAGGGATCGGAAATCCGTGAGCAAAAACGTAACCCTCGTTCCGGACTCAGTCGCCATAATCTTCTCGCCCATCCCGCCCAAACCCTCGGCGGGCGGAGAGACCGATGCCTCGGCGGCTACCAGCTCGCATCACCGGCACACGGCTAGGAATGGAAAGGAACTTTTCAAGGAGTTACAACGGGAAAATAAGCACAGTGTTTGGAATAAAGCGTTGGCGGAAAGCATTCGAGGACTAAGCCTTGTTGGAACCCTCGAGCCTTGGACCATTCTTGTGAGAGGAGATGAAGAGCAGTTGGACTGCCTCCGCTCTGCTTACTCCAGAAGAGTGCTGAAACCTCCAAGGAATTTCACCATCTCAAATCTAGGTAAGGTCGTTTATCCCAAATTAGACGTTTCCAAGTAG